A DNA window from Archocentrus centrarchus isolate MPI-CPG fArcCen1 chromosome 15, fArcCen1, whole genome shotgun sequence contains the following coding sequences:
- the LOC115793630 gene encoding uncharacterized protein LOC115793630 isoform X2 has protein sequence MTSFNPLAGVNPSDPFGIRTDFGDVKTASSVTPSHPTQMLTIPPPPDSPPRAPSSPPHPWVVELSDESLKNVKIATIRLLTCAIRKYREEVCYGCIVNHPSQMQHECIWETPEFYFATHYDEIVKILWTPRFIPAVRLFLCATSSLWESRNELTTPVNIILTELLPSANIEQAMNDIFLPLMSEDGDASVKYAHLGMIEHYWSGRHML, from the exons ATGACGTCCTTCAACCCACTTGCCGGAGTGAATCCGTCTGACCCTTTTGGAATCAGGACCGACTTCGGAG acgttaaaacAGCCTCATCTGTTACACCTTCACATCCAACACAGATGTTGaccattcctcctcctcctgattcaCCACCTCGGGCACCATCATCCCCACCCCACCCGTGGGTAGTGGAGCTGTCAGACGAGAGTTTGAAAAACGTCAAAATCGCCACAATTCGTCTACTGACGTGCGCTATACGAAAGTATAGAGAAGAGGTGTGTTACGGATGTATCGTTAACCATCCGAGCCAAATGCAGCATGAATGCATATGGGAAACCCCAGAGTTCTATTTCGCTACACATTATGATGAGATAGTAAAGATATTGTGGACCCCAAGATTCATCCCGGCGGTCAGGCTCTTTCTCTGTGCCACCAGCAGCCTGTGGGAGTCACGCAACGAGCTAACAACACCCGTAAATATCATTCTAACTGAATTGTTGCCTTCAGCAAACATTGAGCAGGCTATGAATGACATATTCTTACCTCTGATGAGTGAAGATGGGGATGCATCTGTTAAATACGCCCATCTAGGAATGATAGAACACTATTGGTCTGGAAGACATATGTTGTAA
- the LOC115793630 gene encoding uncharacterized protein LOC115793630 isoform X1, giving the protein MTSFNPLAGVNPSDPFGIRTDFGGTSSDAQIDGRPRKKKHDEEVEFKTDYQGVNGYVYSAKYRDGKVVLCVNCGDDEIWGIGGSHHMSIKNWRLFRTVVGPDLDQTGFPDMLYASQWYSPTGPELYRVEADRYNRPTEEFIFLSVCEDRERVIASRGVESWRLNPYPTTKAERMSWFKDLFFIQWADWRAVQRMFKEVDAFIKRDKLNKGYENVRKRLVFDDFTLTTKTAEPSALCRPKIIRLSDY; this is encoded by the coding sequence ATGACGTCCTTCAACCCACTTGCCGGAGTGAATCCGTCTGACCCTTTTGGAATCAGGACCGACTTCGGAGGTACGTCATCAGATGCGCAGATTGATGGGCGTCCTCGCAAAAAGAAGCATGATGAAGAGGTTGAATTTAAAACAGATTACCAGGGTGTGAACGGGTACGTGTATTCAGCTAAATATAGGGACGGTAAGGTGGTGCTGTGTGTGAATTGTGGGGATGACGAGATTTGGGGCATTGGTGGTTCACACCATATGTCTATTAAAAACTGGAGACTTTTTCGCACCGTGGTCGGGCCTGACCTGGACCAGACAGGCTTCCCCGACATGCTGTATGCATCCCAGTGGTATTCACCAACAGGGCCTGAGTTGtacagagtggaggctgatcGTTACAACCGACCCACCGaggagtttatttttttgagtgtttgtgaAGACAGGGAGAGGGTTATTGCATCCAGAGGAGTCGAGAGCTGGAGATTAAACCCGTATCCTACCACAAAAGCTGAGCGCATGAGTTGGTTTAAGGACTTGTTTTTTATCCAGTGGGCAGATTGGAGAGCTGTGCAGCGAATGTTTAAGGAAGTCGATGCGTTTATCAAGAGAGACAAGCTCAACAAGGGTTATGAGAACGTTAGAAAACGCCTTGTTTTTGATGATTTCACCCTTACTACGAAGACTGCTGAGCCTTCTGCCTTGTGTAGGCCGAAAATCATCAGACTGTCAGACTACTag